One genomic window of Fusobacterium sp. SYSU M8D902 includes the following:
- a CDS encoding YiiX/YebB-like N1pC/P60 family cysteine hydrolase has protein sequence MKAILMIYLILILGCSNIPKKAWKEIDSKEKILNLEIGDIILKEKKLNFLGIFGHVGVMQTNRLVVDYPKFGKKINIVDIDYWLEKDRKFIVLRYIGMNKKFKEKFLQNLNKYMELNLPYKIHFNIKRENGFYCSQFIWYIYYKTAMELGITLDSDNYFLFFPYDFVFSKNFYIVF, from the coding sequence ATGAAAGCAATTTTAATGATTTATTTAATCTTAATTTTAGGTTGTTCTAATATTCCTAAAAAAGCTTGGAAAGAAATTGATAGCAAAGAAAAAATTTTAAATCTTGAAATAGGTGATATTATTTTAAAAGAAAAAAAATTAAATTTTTTAGGAATATTTGGTCACGTAGGAGTAATGCAAACAAATAGATTAGTGGTAGATTATCCAAAATTTGGAAAAAAGATAAATATTGTAGATATTGATTATTGGTTAGAAAAAGACAGAAAATTTATAGTTTTAAGATACATAGGAATGAACAAGAAGTTTAAAGAAAAATTTTTACAGAATCTAAATAAATATATGGAATTAAACCTTCCATATAAAATCCATTTTAATATAAAAAGAGAAAATGGATTTTACTGTTCACAATTTATTTGGTATATTTATTATAAAACTGCTATGGAGCTAGGAATTACCTTGGATTCAGATAATTATTTTTTATTTTTTCCCTATGATTTTGTTTTTTCAAAAAATTTTTATATAGTTTTTTAG
- a CDS encoding ABC-F family ATP-binding cassette domain-containing protein: protein MSILDVKNVSHGFGSRTILEDASFRLLKGEHIGLVGANGEGKTTFLNIITGNLMPDEGTVTWCNHITTGYLDQYSTLEKGKTIRDILRSAFNHMFELEQEMMTLYEKMGDCTPEEMDSLMEEVGEIQSILDSGEFYSLDSKIEEYAKGLGLMDIGLERDVSELSGGQRAKILLAKVLLENPMILILDEPTNFLDENHIEWLKNFLQNYENAFILVSHDIPFLNSVVNVIYHVENAVLTRYTGDYYQFREMYELKKRQLEQAYKKQQKEIEHLKDFIARNKARVATTNLAKDRQRKLDRMDIIEIAKEKPKPTFGFSSARTPSREVITVKDLVIGYNEALTKPLNFTIERNQKIAIKGVNGLGKSTLLKTLLGKIKALSGEVEHGQFLEIGYFEQEEKAGNTTTALDEIWNEFPSMTNAEVRGALAKCGLTTNHITSQMQVLSGGENAKVRLCKLMLREVNLLVLDEPTNHLDIDAKEELKRALKEFKGTIVLVSHEPDFYMDIATEVWNVEDWTTKIV from the coding sequence ATGAGTATATTAGACGTAAAAAATGTGAGTCACGGCTTTGGTTCAAGAACTATATTGGAAGATGCTTCTTTCAGACTTTTAAAGGGAGAGCATATTGGACTTGTTGGAGCTAATGGAGAGGGAAAAACAACTTTTTTAAATATTATAACTGGAAACTTGATGCCTGATGAGGGAACAGTTACTTGGTGTAATCACATTACCACTGGTTATTTGGATCAGTATAGCACTTTAGAAAAGGGTAAAACTATTAGAGATATTCTAAGATCAGCCTTTAATCATATGTTTGAGCTAGAACAAGAGATGATGACTCTATATGAAAAGATGGGAGATTGTACTCCTGAAGAGATGGATTCATTGATGGAAGAGGTTGGAGAGATTCAAAGTATTTTAGATAGTGGTGAATTTTACTCTTTAGATTCTAAAATAGAGGAGTATGCTAAAGGGCTAGGACTTATGGATATAGGACTTGAAAGAGATGTATCAGAACTATCTGGAGGTCAGAGAGCAAAGATACTGCTTGCAAAAGTTTTATTAGAAAATCCAATGATATTGATATTGGACGAGCCAACTAACTTCTTAGATGAAAATCATATAGAGTGGCTAAAGAACTTCTTACAAAATTATGAGAATGCCTTTATATTGGTATCTCATGATATACCGTTCTTAAACTCAGTTGTCAATGTAATATACCACGTTGAAAATGCTGTTTTAACTCGTTATACAGGAGATTATTATCAATTTAGAGAGATGTATGAGTTGAAGAAGAGACAGCTAGAACAGGCATATAAGAAGCAACAGAAAGAGATAGAACACCTAAAGGATTTCATAGCTCGTAATAAAGCTAGAGTAGCAACTACAAATTTGGCAAAAGATAGACAGAGAAAATTGGATAGAATGGATATAATAGAGATAGCCAAGGAAAAACCAAAACCAACATTTGGATTTAGTTCAGCTAGAACACCGAGTAGAGAGGTTATAACTGTAAAGGATTTGGTAATTGGTTATAATGAAGCTCTTACAAAACCTCTTAATTTTACTATTGAAAGAAATCAAAAAATAGCTATTAAAGGGGTAAATGGTCTAGGGAAATCAACTCTTTTAAAGACACTGTTAGGAAAGATAAAAGCTCTTTCTGGAGAGGTGGAGCATGGACAATTTTTAGAGATTGGATATTTTGAGCAAGAGGAGAAAGCAGGAAATACAACAACAGCTCTAGATGAGATCTGGAATGAGTTCCCAAGTATGACTAATGCTGAAGTGAGAGGAGCTTTAGCTAAGTGTGGTTTAACTACAAATCATATAACAAGTCAGATGCAAGTTTTATCTGGAGGAGAAAATGCTAAGGTACGTCTATGTAAACTTATGCTGAGAGAGGTTAATCTCCTTGTTTTAGACGAGCCAACTAATCACTTGGATATAGATGCCAAAGAAGAGTTGAAAAGGGCTTTAAAAGAGTTTAAGGGGACCATAGTGCTTGTAAGTCACGAACCAGATTTTTATATGGATATAGCAACAGAGGTTTGGAATGTTGAAGATTGGACAACTAAGATAGTATAA
- the mnmG gene encoding tRNA uridine-5-carboxymethylaminomethyl(34) synthesis enzyme MnmG: MKKIYDVIVVGGGHAGVEAALASARLGKDTAIFTLYLDTIAMMSCNPSIGGPGKSNLVAEMDILGGEMGRHTDEYNLQLKHLNESKGPAARITRGQADKYLYRTKMRKKLENTENLNMVQDCVEQIIVDEGEIKGIRTRLGISYFAKAVVLATGTFLKGKIVIGDVTYSAGRQGEESAEKLSDSLRAHGIHIERYQTATPPRLDRRSIDFSKMEELKGEEHPRYFSIFTNKERNNVVPTWLTHTTEKTIEVAKEMLKYSPIVSGIIETHGPRHCPSLDRKVLNFPDKTNHQIFLELESADSEEIYVNGLTTAMPPFAQEAMMRTIAGLENAKIMRHGYAVEYDYAPASQLYPSLESKKISGLYFAGQINGTSGYEEAACQGFMAGVNAARKIDGKEPVIIDRSEGYIGVLVDDIIHKKTPEPYRVLPSRSEYRLTLRFDNAFMRLYEKAKEIGILSKERLEYLENAINIVNTEIERLRNISVPMVKANELLEKLGSNQKFAKGIKIGELLKVKEVTYDSLKEVTEIEDYPEFIKNQIETIIKYDIFIQRENEQIEKFKKLEEMRIPKDFDFSLVKGISNIARSGLEEIRPLSIGEASRISGVTGNDIALLIGYLK; the protein is encoded by the coding sequence CTGCACTTGCCTCAGCTAGACTTGGAAAAGATACAGCAATATTTACACTTTATTTAGATACAATAGCAATGATGTCTTGTAATCCTTCAATAGGAGGACCTGGAAAGAGTAATTTAGTAGCAGAGATGGATATTTTAGGTGGAGAGATGGGGAGACATACAGATGAGTATAATCTTCAGTTAAAACATCTAAATGAGAGTAAAGGTCCTGCAGCTAGAATAACAAGAGGTCAAGCTGACAAATATCTATATAGAACAAAAATGAGAAAAAAACTTGAAAATACTGAAAATCTTAATATGGTACAAGACTGTGTAGAGCAGATAATTGTAGACGAAGGAGAGATCAAAGGTATCAGAACAAGATTGGGAATCTCATACTTTGCCAAGGCAGTAGTTTTAGCAACAGGAACATTTTTAAAGGGAAAGATTGTAATTGGAGATGTAACTTATTCTGCAGGAAGACAGGGAGAGGAATCAGCAGAGAAACTATCTGATTCATTGAGAGCTCATGGGATACATATAGAGAGATATCAGACAGCAACTCCACCAAGATTGGATAGAAGAAGTATAGATTTTTCTAAGATGGAGGAGCTAAAAGGTGAGGAGCATCCAAGATATTTTTCAATATTCACAAATAAAGAGAGAAACAACGTAGTTCCAACTTGGCTTACTCACACAACTGAAAAGACAATAGAGGTAGCTAAGGAGATGTTAAAATACTCTCCAATAGTCAGTGGAATAATAGAGACACATGGACCAAGACACTGTCCATCACTAGATAGAAAGGTATTGAACTTCCCAGATAAGACAAATCATCAGATTTTCTTAGAGCTGGAGTCAGCAGATTCAGAGGAGATCTATGTAAATGGACTTACAACAGCTATGCCACCATTTGCTCAAGAGGCTATGATGAGAACTATAGCTGGGCTTGAGAATGCTAAGATAATGAGACATGGTTATGCTGTGGAATATGATTATGCACCAGCTTCACAACTATATCCAAGTTTAGAGAGTAAGAAGATCTCTGGATTATATTTTGCTGGACAGATAAATGGAACATCAGGATATGAAGAGGCAGCTTGTCAAGGATTTATGGCTGGAGTGAATGCTGCTAGAAAGATAGATGGAAAAGAGCCTGTAATCATAGATAGAAGTGAAGGGTATATAGGAGTTTTAGTTGATGATATAATTCATAAGAAAACACCAGAGCCATATAGAGTTTTACCTTCTCGTTCAGAGTATAGATTGACATTGAGATTTGACAATGCTTTTATGAGATTGTATGAGAAAGCAAAAGAGATTGGAATACTATCTAAGGAGAGATTAGAGTATTTAGAGAATGCAATCAATATAGTTAATACAGAGATAGAGAGACTTAGAAACATAAGTGTACCAATGGTAAAAGCTAATGAGTTATTGGAAAAACTTGGTTCTAATCAAAAGTTTGCTAAGGGGATAAAAATAGGTGAGCTATTAAAAGTTAAAGAGGTAACTTATGATAGTTTGAAAGAGGTTACAGAGATTGAAGATTATCCTGAATTCATAAAAAATCAGATAGAAACAATTATAAAATATGATATTTTCATTCAAAGAGAGAATGAACAGATAGAGAAGTTTAAAAAATTAGAGGAGATGAGAATACCTAAGGATTTTGATTTCTCACTTGTAAAAGGAATATCTAATATAGCTAGAAGTGGACTAGAGGAGATCAGACCACTATCAATAGGAGAGGCTTCAAGAATAAGTGGAGTCACAGGTAATGATATAGCTCTGCTAATAGGATACTTAAAATAA